Proteins encoded within one genomic window of Halocatena marina:
- a CDS encoding zinc-binding dehydrogenase, translating to MKSIVQTGTRTVETQTREIPSPNSDELLVKVHTAGLCGSDAHAYKYDGGYEWIPIPRVMGHEYSGEIVEVGGNIEGFAEGDKIVEEPIHDCGDCFQCKNGQSNVCQNFSITGMHRDGAYAEYVTVAPEHVHAVPETVPLRHAAITEPTSIATRAVFDQSVATPGDTILVEGPGPIGVLIAAVADSLGANVVVSGLDHDATYRLPLIEDLGIETINVQSDDLDAYTESVTDGTGFDVVFDATGHHAGIETTIQHVRKGGQVVVVGIPNETSEVSLTPVVRGEIEINTSYGSTWTNFEQALRLMENGAIAVDQILDPSYSVDNPSSAFEAFLDSETCKPIFQFDS from the coding sequence ATGAAATCCATCGTTCAAACAGGGACTCGTACTGTGGAAACACAGACACGCGAGATCCCGTCCCCCAACTCCGACGAGCTGCTCGTAAAGGTCCACACTGCAGGATTATGTGGTAGTGATGCGCACGCATACAAGTACGACGGCGGGTACGAGTGGATCCCGATACCACGAGTCATGGGACACGAATACTCCGGTGAGATCGTCGAAGTCGGTGGGAATATCGAAGGCTTTGCTGAGGGAGACAAAATCGTAGAGGAGCCGATTCACGACTGTGGGGACTGTTTTCAGTGCAAGAACGGTCAGTCAAACGTCTGCCAGAACTTTTCGATTACTGGAATGCATCGGGACGGCGCGTACGCGGAATACGTCACTGTGGCTCCAGAACACGTTCACGCGGTTCCTGAGACTGTCCCGCTGCGTCACGCTGCGATTACAGAACCGACGAGTATTGCCACGCGCGCTGTCTTCGACCAATCAGTCGCAACGCCTGGTGATACGATTCTCGTCGAAGGCCCCGGACCAATCGGTGTCTTAATCGCAGCAGTGGCAGACTCACTCGGTGCAAACGTCGTCGTTTCCGGACTCGATCACGACGCCACGTATCGACTCCCACTGATTGAGGACCTTGGCATCGAGACAATCAACGTTCAGTCGGACGATCTCGATGCGTATACCGAATCAGTGACTGATGGCACCGGATTCGATGTCGTCTTCGATGCGACCGGACATCACGCTGGTATTGAAACGACAATCCAACACGTCCGCAAGGGCGGACAGGTCGTCGTCGTCGGTATTCCGAACGAAACGAGTGAAGTTAGCCTTACACCCGTCGTCAGAGGAGAGATAGAGATAAACACCTCCTATGGATCAACGTGGACAAACTTCGAACAAGCGCTACGGCTGATGGAGAATGGGGCGATCGCCGTCGATCAGATACTCGATCCATCCTACAGCGTCGACAATCCGTCGAGCGCCTTCGAGGCATTTCTCGATTCTGAAACCTGCAAGCCAATATTTCAGTTCGATAGTTGA
- a CDS encoding NAD(P)-dependent oxidoreductase, with translation MRRIGLIGVGFIGKLFVDDLRSAEYPVTAYDIDESQLEYALERGAEAADSPAAVAAGADVVVLALPGHSEVQSVMEGEPRGVVETLDSDQCVIDTSTTGPEAATEYEQKCAERGAGFVTAPLTRNAPSGDGIHMMVGGSPSDYDEVRPVLDTISEAHTRIGDAHDAQTFKLMIQMRYAGQQAIDAEIVEFGRNNGIDPERMNEFLGMDVWEQYFTLDFAPAIEGLGGLAIWHKDLGYALALARESNTATPLTSTVHEAYKSAIEMADEDEGHAAATIRHWRRHNGAE, from the coding sequence ATGAGACGGATTGGACTCATTGGCGTCGGATTTATCGGGAAACTGTTCGTCGACGATCTTCGGTCAGCTGAGTATCCCGTGACCGCATACGACATCGACGAGTCGCAACTCGAATACGCTCTCGAACGTGGTGCTGAGGCCGCTGATTCACCCGCTGCGGTGGCTGCTGGTGCCGACGTCGTCGTATTGGCCCTCCCCGGTCATTCCGAGGTGCAGTCGGTCATGGAAGGTGAGCCACGGGGAGTGGTGGAAACACTCGATTCAGACCAGTGTGTCATCGATACGAGTACGACTGGCCCGGAGGCTGCGACCGAGTACGAGCAGAAGTGTGCCGAGCGTGGTGCTGGCTTCGTTACAGCCCCGCTCACTCGAAACGCACCGAGCGGTGACGGGATCCATATGATGGTCGGTGGGTCACCGTCGGACTACGACGAGGTACGGCCGGTGCTCGATACGATCAGTGAGGCACACACCCGCATCGGTGACGCTCACGACGCACAGACGTTCAAGCTGATGATTCAGATGCGGTATGCGGGCCAGCAGGCGATCGACGCTGAGATCGTCGAATTCGGCCGGAACAACGGTATCGATCCCGAACGCATGAACGAATTCCTCGGGATGGACGTGTGGGAGCAGTACTTCACGCTCGATTTCGCTCCTGCTATCGAGGGGTTGGGTGGTCTCGCAATCTGGCACAAGGATCTCGGCTACGCGCTGGCACTCGCCCGAGAGTCAAATACCGCGACACCGCTCACGAGCACCGTCCACGAGGCGTACAAATCAGCAATCGAAATGGCCGACGAAGACGAGGGACACGCTGCAGCGACAATCCGCCACTGGCGGCGCCACAACGGAGCCGAATAG
- a CDS encoding 3-keto-5-aminohexanoate cleavage protein has translation MRTIPSGNVIITCAVTGAIHTPTMSSALPVTPDEIANACIEASEAGAAVVHVHVRDPETGEPNHDLDLFDEIAGRVQAETDVIIQPTTGGAPTMSPEERIQVVNRLEPEMCSCNMGSINFGLYPMLDAHDEWEYDWEPEYLDGTTDLIFQNTFEDLSVMLQTMNEYGTVPSLECYDVGHLYNLKHCVEQGWIEPPLHIEFVLGIHGGIGADSKNLTHMKRVADDLFGDDYSFSTIGAGSMEYPLTTQAVSMGGHARVGLEDSLYLARGEWAPSNAALVEKMVSLAWEIAGRTPATTEEVREFLDLKGTDKVAFA, from the coding sequence ATGCGTACAATACCGAGCGGCAACGTGATCATCACCTGTGCAGTGACAGGAGCGATACACACACCAACGATGTCGTCTGCGCTCCCTGTTACGCCCGACGAAATCGCAAATGCGTGTATCGAGGCCAGTGAGGCTGGTGCGGCTGTCGTCCACGTCCATGTCCGAGACCCCGAGACCGGTGAACCGAACCACGATCTCGATCTGTTCGATGAAATTGCTGGTAGAGTACAGGCAGAAACCGATGTGATCATCCAGCCGACGACCGGTGGCGCACCGACGATGTCGCCCGAAGAACGTATTCAGGTCGTGAATCGTCTCGAACCGGAGATGTGTTCGTGCAACATGGGATCAATCAACTTCGGGCTGTATCCCATGCTCGACGCACACGACGAGTGGGAGTACGACTGGGAGCCGGAGTATCTCGACGGAACGACGGATCTCATCTTCCAGAACACGTTCGAGGATCTTTCGGTGATGCTGCAGACGATGAACGAGTACGGAACGGTGCCGAGTCTCGAGTGCTACGATGTCGGTCATCTCTACAACCTGAAACACTGTGTTGAGCAAGGATGGATCGAACCACCGCTTCACATAGAATTCGTGTTGGGCATTCACGGTGGAATTGGTGCGGATTCGAAGAATCTTACGCATATGAAACGGGTGGCAGACGACCTCTTTGGCGACGACTACTCCTTTTCGACCATTGGCGCTGGTAGCATGGAGTATCCACTCACGACGCAGGCCGTCTCGATGGGTGGTCACGCCCGCGTTGGGTTAGAGGACAGCCTCTATCTAGCGCGTGGAGAATGGGCACCGTCAAACGCTGCGCTCGTCGAGAAGATGGTCTCGCTCGCGTGGGAGATCGCTGGCCGAACCCCGGCGACGACTGAAGAGGTGCGTGAGTTCCTCGATCTGAAAGGGACCGACAAGGTTGCGTTTGCCTAA
- a CDS encoding SDR family NAD(P)-dependent oxidoreductase — protein sequence MPHADLTIPGESAAITGAGTGIGRQITDHLTRAGVNVAVNDVDADALDSVRTMNNDGNVVTLQGDASDPSVTSALVDRAIREFGGLDILVNNVGRAGPTKPCEEISHEAFMQTLEVNLGAMHSASKAAIPHLGGGGRIINLSSMSGKRPLRDRTPYVTSKMGVLGFTRTLAVELAERDVTVNAVCPGSVSGPRLENVMKGQAESQSRPYEEVERAFREVSPMDEFVTAQDVADAVLFLCSERADRMTGQDLNVTAGIVMY from the coding sequence GTGCCACACGCAGACCTCACGATTCCGGGCGAATCAGCGGCCATCACGGGCGCTGGTACAGGCATCGGACGACAGATCACCGATCATCTCACGCGAGCTGGCGTAAACGTAGCCGTCAACGACGTGGACGCCGACGCGCTCGATTCGGTCCGGACCATGAACAACGACGGGAATGTTGTGACGTTGCAGGGTGACGCAAGCGATCCCAGTGTGACCAGCGCACTCGTTGATCGCGCGATCAGGGAGTTTGGCGGTCTCGACATCCTCGTGAACAACGTCGGCCGGGCAGGCCCGACGAAACCCTGTGAAGAGATCTCCCACGAAGCATTCATGCAAACACTCGAAGTCAACCTCGGAGCGATGCATTCAGCGAGTAAGGCCGCAATCCCCCATCTCGGAGGCGGCGGTCGGATCATCAATCTCTCTTCGATGAGCGGAAAGCGCCCGCTTCGGGACCGCACACCCTACGTCACATCGAAGATGGGCGTACTCGGATTCACACGAACGCTCGCCGTCGAGCTCGCCGAGCGCGATGTAACGGTGAACGCCGTCTGTCCAGGGAGTGTGAGCGGTCCACGCTTAGAGAACGTAATGAAGGGACAGGCTGAGAGCCAGAGTCGTCCGTACGAGGAGGTCGAACGAGCGTTCCGTGAGGTTTCGCCAATGGACGAGTTTGTCACCGCCCAAGATGTGGCAGACGCGGTCCTATTTCTCTGCTCAGAACGTGCCGATCGGATGACCGGGCAAGATCTGAATGTGACTGCCGGTATTGTGATGTACTAA
- a CDS encoding VOC family protein, which translates to MKTKQIWANLSVQDVERTREFYSALGFRFNDGGDKGDELASFVVGDNDFVVHFFAEEIFKSERGIDSDIADLNNGNEVMFTVSADSQEDVDEWAREVENAGGTLFSEPQTVMETEPWYGCGFADPDGHKWNVFYNGG; encoded by the coding sequence ATGAAAACAAAACAAATTTGGGCAAACTTATCGGTGCAAGATGTTGAACGAACCAGGGAGTTCTACAGCGCACTCGGCTTTCGATTCAATGACGGTGGTGACAAGGGTGATGAATTGGCCAGCTTTGTAGTTGGTGACAATGATTTCGTGGTTCATTTCTTCGCTGAAGAAATATTCAAAAGTGAGAGAGGTATTGATAGTGACATCGCAGATTTAAACAACGGCAATGAAGTGATGTTCACGGTATCAGCAGACAGTCAAGAGGATGTGGACGAATGGGCAAGAGAGGTAGAGAACGCAGGCGGCACGCTATTTAGCGAACCTCAGACAGTCATGGAAACGGAACCGTGGTACGGTTGTGGCTTTGCGGACCCAGACGGCCACAAGTGGAACGTGTTTTATAATGGAGGGTAA
- a CDS encoding FAD-dependent monooxygenase yields the protein MGNGATEETQQTEGSVIICGAGIAGLTLAWWMDRIGWDVLVLEIASGLRDEGYMIDFLSSGYDVAERMDLIHRLEEVQQPVSEVVNVNENGERVSEMDYELFRQLQNGRLLALMRGDLERELHAALSDDVEIRYGLTVDEVQQDEQAVDVTLSDGTRESVELLVGADGIHSRVRELVFGDESQYLRYLKYHTGAFIFEDESIRRKLDGQFQNLTVPNRTIGCYPLQDGTLATFFVHRTPNAERPPSPYETLKQRYGDLDWIVPELLEHCTDVDSIYYDQVAQIELPRWSKGRVTLVGDACQAVSLLAGQGASLAMGGAYVLAQKLRDDGPIEERLNRYESHMKPEIQEKQAAGRRAAKWLFPPSQWHITVRDTALKVARYPGGSHLLKPVLKMGTESVVNGI from the coding sequence ATGGGAAATGGTGCTACAGAAGAGACACAGCAAACAGAGGGAAGTGTGATCATCTGTGGTGCTGGAATTGCGGGTCTCACACTGGCGTGGTGGATGGATCGAATAGGGTGGGACGTTCTCGTTCTCGAAATCGCGTCTGGACTGCGCGATGAGGGTTACATGATCGACTTCCTCAGCTCCGGTTATGATGTGGCAGAACGAATGGATCTCATACATCGGCTGGAGGAGGTTCAGCAGCCAGTTTCAGAAGTTGTAAACGTGAACGAGAACGGCGAGCGAGTGTCAGAGATGGATTATGAGTTGTTCCGACAGCTGCAAAATGGGCGTCTGTTGGCACTGATGCGAGGTGATCTCGAGCGAGAACTACACGCTGCTCTCTCTGATGATGTCGAGATTCGCTACGGGCTCACGGTCGATGAGGTGCAACAGGATGAGCAAGCGGTGGACGTGACACTCTCCGATGGAACCCGTGAGAGCGTCGAGTTGCTCGTCGGAGCCGATGGCATTCATTCCCGTGTGCGCGAACTGGTGTTCGGTGATGAGAGCCAGTACCTCCGATATTTGAAGTATCACACTGGCGCATTCATCTTCGAAGACGAGTCTATTCGACGGAAACTCGATGGACAGTTTCAGAACTTGACCGTTCCCAACCGCACTATTGGGTGTTATCCCCTACAAGACGGCACGCTGGCTACGTTTTTCGTCCATCGAACACCGAATGCAGAACGACCGCCGTCGCCGTATGAGACACTGAAACAGCGATACGGAGATCTCGATTGGATCGTTCCCGAGCTACTCGAACACTGTACAGACGTTGATAGCATCTACTACGATCAGGTCGCACAAATTGAGCTCCCTCGTTGGAGCAAGGGCCGTGTGACGCTTGTGGGGGATGCCTGTCAGGCCGTTTCCCTGTTAGCGGGACAGGGTGCGTCTTTGGCGATGGGTGGTGCCTACGTACTGGCCCAAAAACTTCGTGACGATGGACCGATCGAGGAACGTCTCAATCGATACGAATCGCACATGAAGCCAGAGATTCAGGAAAAGCAAGCCGCTGGCCGACGAGCAGCGAAATGGCTCTTTCCCCCGAGTCAGTGGCATATTACGGTCCGTGATACCGCTCTCAAAGTGGCTCGATACCCCGGCGGATCTCACCTCCTCAAACCAGTCCTTAAGATGGGAACCGAGAGCGTTGTCAACGGGATCTGA